ACACTAATGAGCTGATTTCTACTTGTGTTCAAGATGGCGAAAAACAGAGAGTGCATCCTCTGTGAAACAGTACACCCCTCCAAGCAGGTAATTCACCCTCAAACTCTGATATACTATCAATGTATAGAtgctgtattatttttttaaataccggTTTGCACTCATCAATTTCTGTCCAAAGAAGATCCCAGCTAATTGAGTATTttaatagtttgtttattggacGTAAAAGAGAATTCTCCCATAAAGGAACATTTCATCCTTCGGTTTAACTGACAAGTTCAATGGTTgcggaaaaaagaaaaccccttTTTCAATGTTTATCTGCAGGAGGTGGATGAGCACATGAGAAGTATGCTGCATCACCGCGAGCTGGAGAAGCTCAAAGGCCGGTGAGTTGTTGTAACGTTCCCTAAAAGTAAACAACATATCGTGACTCAACATTTCACTATGTTTTTTGCCGAAATTAGTAATATCAAAACTTTTAGTTTCCCTAATACCACGAGATCTAGGAGAAGTTTTACTGTCATGGTTTCGACTATAATTGCATTTTATTCAATACACTATTTTGTAATGTCAATGCTAAATGATTGAAGACCCAAATGTATTTGGGTCCAGAGGCACGagtgcacacatgcacgtgtTCGTCACACTTATCCGGGGAGTGGATTTAAGGGCAGCTGTCTCAACCGTGGCAAATATATTTAGACACAATCTCGCCGGAACAACAGGCATGACCGATAGAAGGCAACTGGCTATCTTGTGACTCCCATGTAGATTAGTGAAAGTATGTGGCCTGTCACTGAGAGGGCAGAATCTGGAGCAGAGAAAACACTTGGTTGAGGGGACGGAGTTGTTGCTAAGTTACTGGGCTTTCATATAAACATTGATGGCATCTTTTTAGACGTGATGGTcagtttcatttgaataaagaaaaaagaagaagaaattataTGAACAGTATGCAGTTCATGGTGATTTAGAGAACCGTCTCTCTTAACTTTATCTGCAGCTTAGAGCGATGTCCATGCTGACTTACACATCGCATCTCCAGCAGAGGAATTCATCATTACCGAGTCTGGCTGCATTTCTCCCAGCACTGCAGCTGAGAAATAAggtgtcaaataaataaaagtagccCCATCTCACTGATAAAGACTTTGCAAGCTGTACGAGGGGTCACAAGATGACGGCATGCCGTGGCACAGATTTGAAAAAAGAGAACTGAGAGGGAGCCAGCAAAGTCACTGCCCCTATCAGAGTTACAGGATGGCATACTTGGGAGAGGTTTTGAAGTGGAGGCTACGAGCAGCTGCACACGGCTCCAGTTACGCAAGCTTTGCCCGGGATTGGTCAGCAGGATGCTCAGGCCTGTTCTAATAGCACATGCTCGCCCGGAGGGGGGCTGGGTCCCGGCTCTCAGGGAGGAGTGTGAGTGTCAAATACAGACGTCGCCTTCTGTCGAGTCTCAGAGCGCAGCGGACACCATCATGAAAGAGCACTAGGTCGAGGGCGCcgtgcctctctctccccttccacGCATCCCGGTGCTGCGCTGCATGGCTAGTTGTGGTGGCTGGACATAAAACAGCTAGATGAGcacgctgcctcctcctgccctcGCTCTACCGCCCATGGCctgctgaagaaagaaaaacaacaacaacaagatcaGGAAGATAAagattttaactttttttgaaCGAGAAAATTACAAGTTAGCTACCTCCTGATCTGTGACATAGAGAATTCGGACACGTTATCTTTTAAGGATTGTTGAGTATTCTCCTCTCCTGATATTATTTTGACTTTAAAGTAACAGAACCAGACTAGATCAGAACGATGCCCGAGGGAACCATTGAACGCCCGCTCTCGCCTTCCCTCCCCAGGGACTGCGGACACGAGTGCAGAGTGTGCAAGGTAACGGTGGTGAGCCTGACTGATTATGCCAGCCACATTTCCAGTCCCACGCACAAGAAGAATGTGGAGGCCGCCGATCAAAAGCATACCGGGCACGGGCACGGGCACGACCACGACGAGGACTACTTTGACCAGACTTTGGTGGACCTGATCGAGAAGAGAAAAGAACTGATCAGGTAAGTCATGTCAAACGTCGTCTAATGCTTATTTATTCGCAAAGACACACATTTGGTCAAATACATTGTGAAAAGATTGAACCACAAATGCAAATGTTGACGTTAGCTCGCAGGTTTGGCTGTTTGTGTACATGCGCCATGTATAGTCACATTTTATCTCAGTGGAGCTTGCGGGCCTGTTTTAGCTGCTGCTTCGagttgagctgctgctggagtcgTATGTCAGGACTGCAgcctaaaataaaaacatgagcGCACTCACAGAGTTCAGACGCTCGCCTACTGCCCTCTAGAAATGGTAAAACACAACTAAAAGCCATCACTCCAACCCTGTGCTGCTCTGAAATCTGGACTCAATTACATGTATTTTCCTTTGATGTATAATTGTGGTTTTAGGTTTGAAAACTCAAACCTAAAGGGAGATTGTTCAACAGATTCCAGTGCATCTGAAATGCAGCAAAAGAGTCTTAAAccggattttttttcttttcttttttaaccctagggttaaaaaaaattgtgttCACGGTTTCTAGCAACAGAAACCGTGAACACAAATTCTATGTTTTATATCACTTTTTAAGTTTATTTAGCAGTTTCTTATTAACACATTCATCTAATCGTTCgttttagaaaagaaaaggaaactgctgctgcaaaactggcaaaggaagaagaggatcggagaagaaaggaggagttTCAGCAACGGTTAAAAGAATCTAAGGAGCGTTACCGGCAGGAGTGTGCCTGGAAGCAGCAATCACAGGGGTTCAATGGATCCAGTCAAAACAAAACCTGGTATGGGGGCAACAAATATAGTGCCTACGCAGGGGATGCACAACCCTGGCAACACGGCGCACAGGGAAAGAGCGCCACCTGGCATGCTCAGGAGCCTCCCAACTTTCAGAGATGGGCATCTGGACAGTTTGCTGGTGGAAACTTGCATTGCAACAAGCAGTGGGATCAGGGTTCATTTTTTGGCAATCAACGAAGTAGACTGCCTTGGCTCAGCAACGGAGGCAGCAGTAACGGGGTCTATGGTCGAAACAATATTTCCCAGAACCCACAAAGGAACCGACCCCCGAGCCTTCTCGAGCCCTTTCCTATGTATCCACCCCCACCCAATTTCTTCCACCAgtataaaaatacattcaatGAGCAGGGAGGTCAGCAGGGCGGTCAGCAGGTGGACGGGTTTCAGAATGGTCAGGGGCAAACAGCAGAACCTGACCACAACCCTAGTAAGATCTCTAAGACCTTTGGTAGCAATCCAAAGCTGGACAAAGCCTGTCGCTGGTCCCCCTATCCAGTCACAAAGGGTTTAGAATCTGCACCCCATAAGGACACCAACCCAAACGCATCAGAGCAGTTCACCAAAGTCCCCAAAccccagacacaagacaaggcCCGGGCAACCAGTGCCTTTAACAGACAATCCCGACCTGAACAGAAATCGGGGCAGTTGACCCCGAGTGGACAAAGTGTGGAAGAGAAaggaaagcagaaaaagaaCCCCAAAACCAAATCCAGAGATAGTAGCAACAGCAGcggtagaagcagcagtagtGCCCAGGGAGAAGGACACCAGAACGCCACTCCTGGTCCTTCCAATCAGAAGGCAAATAAGCCATTGCCGCCTAAAGATGGGAAGATGTCCTCACTCCCTGTTCTCAACAGTGCAGCACAACTCGGCAAGGCCTCCAGTCAAGCGCACGCACAATCAAAATCAACCGCAAAGCAGAGCGGATTCAGTTCTCCGGCTCCACTCGTTGGGCCCCTTCAGTCCAGGCAAGAACGGCAGCTCCCAGAAACACTCAAGAAAGCCAAACAGATTGTGTTGGAAAAGAGGGGCTCCTTGGAAAGCTCTAGAAACAACAGGATGGAAATGACACTGCACATTgcggaggagcagcagaaggaTCGCGAACAGAGTCAGGCGGGAGTGAACAAAGAGAACAGGCAGAATGCAGCTAAACCCAATCTGCCAGACTCCATCAAGCCAGAGAAGCCGGCATCACCACCTTCAGACAGCAGCCAGTTTCTCCAATCTTTACAAGTTAGCACCTCTACCATGGAGAGCTCAGAGCCCGCGGCCTCAAGCcgggacgacgaggaggagaacaggaggcgAGCGGAGAAGGAGACGAGCCCGGTGGCCCCGGACGAAGCCCTGCAGGCCGGGCAGAGCTCAGAGAGCGACTCCTCCAGGAGCAGCGAAGCTCAGACGGTGTCGGGTTCAAACACCTCGAGTCTGTCCACACTTGACCTGCCTCCCGTCTTGAAACGTGACCTGACCAAACACGTGGGCTCCAAGAGCAAAACCGGTGGCCACGAGCCCAACCTCAACATCGCCAGACGGGTGAGAAACGTGAGCGAGTCGCGGAGAAGTGACACAGAAAAGGACTCTGGGCTCAAACCGACTGTGCGTCAGCTCCTCAGCTCCTCTGGGTCTCGACGCAATGTGAACTGGGATCACGTGTATCAGGAGGTCAGGAAGAAGCAAGACAAAGGGAAAGGCATGCCAAGGTGAATGTTTGATCTTACTTTTAGACTACATTCTTTTCAATATTTGTTGGAGTCAGTGACTCATGTTATGTCCCTTTTTGTCCTCCAGGTTTGGCATCGAGATGGTGCCGATCGACCAGGAGGAAGACACCATTCCCCTTCTTGAGGGCTTCCAGTGGGAGACGTTGATGGACATGCCCACCTCCCGAAAACGCTCCTTATCAGAGAGCAGCGTCGCCCAGGCCTCCACTCACTCCCTGTTTACAACCCTCATGTCAAACGAGACAGAAAAAAGAGACGCCCTCGGCTCAGGGGAGCAGGGATCCTCCGTTTCTCCCAATCCTGTAATCGCTCAAGGGGACAAAGACAGTCAGTGTCAGCAGAAGGTGGAGCAGATGCTTGACCAGTTTGAGGTCAAATCGAAGAAGCAGCCGTACAAGCAGCCGGACAAGCTGACGTCTGCGACGGTGAAGGCCCTCCAGCGGTCTGATTCAGTGCTCGGGGACAGCAGTTCGGGGACGGAGTTGTGCGACGGCCAGGGAACAGGAAAGAGGCGAAGAGCAGCTAGGGTGAGTAAAGGAAACTGTGTTAAAGGGGAACTAGTATGTTTACAGGTCTCGGGGAGTATGACTGCTCGTGTAGGGAAAAAAAGTTATATGCAGAAGAAGCTATTTAAGGTCCTCAAGACTAATAaattgaaaattacaaatatctGTTAGTGCGGAGTGAGAAAGAAGTGAAACCTCTGCGACCCACTACTCATCTCTGTTTGAGGCTTCATTAGCTGCTGCTAGTGTAACATCTAAATATCATACCAATTGAATTGAGGCTAATGTATGCACATGGTTTTGAAAGTGTTtgctaaaaaaagacaatatctggttctgctgcaaaaaaaaccGAACCATCGTGAGTCTGACCCCTTTAAAGGAATGCAACGCTAAAACAGTGGagtacactttaaaaaaaggtctgtgtgacttttatttgtgtctactttaatacaaatgtcaaaatgtgacTCTTTCTTCCCCATAGGACGTTCCAAGTGCGGAGACGTCCTCCTTGGAGCACAATAACAAAAGGAGGAAAGTCAAATCTAAAAAAGGTATGCATCTGTGAGTTGTGTTGGATCATTGAAGTATGTTTTTGCTTGTGATTCGAAACGCTGAGTCGTGCCGATCTACCGATGGTTCATGAGAGTGTTTTGGGTGCAGAGCGTTTACAGATCGACCAGCTGCTGGCCGTGTCTCTGCGGGAGGAGGAGCTGAGTCGCTCCCTGCAGAATGTGGACACCAGCCTGATCCAGGCCCGCACTGCGCTGGAGGCCGCCTTCATGGAGGTGCAGCGTCTCATGGTGGTTAAACAGcaggtaaagaaaaagaagaaggcgACTTGGTGTGTTTATACACACTTGTGTTTCAGTTTGCGAGGGTTGGTCCTCTCCTGGAGAGTTGCCTAGTTTTTGGGGACGGCGCAGTTGAAGCAGATGTCCACAGTTTACTGAGCGTAGCGAGTATTTGTTGTCTTGCCAGCCACTTCATGTACTGTTAATGTAGTGAAGGTTGTCTTAAAGGGTACCTGTATGTGCTGTATGGGCACTGTAACTGGATGATACATATTAGTATTTGGTAACATTTAGTTCTTTAGGCCCcttgtttttcttacttttacTGCTTCTAGTTTTATGTTCCTTTGTCAGTAATCACcgtattatgttatattatattagaagCAGAAATATTCACTTTCTGAGTGTATGTTTTGTCTCACCCAGGTGACTGGAGAGATGAGCACACTGAGAAACAAGCGCATTGACTTACTTAAAGGGATCCAAGGTAAGGACTAAGGAATGcatgaaataatattttttttaaatggtaaccACAAACTGAAACCACAAACTGAAATAAACAGAGGAATTAACTTTTTACTGTGCGTTTTATTATACAAGGTCATTTGGAGGAAGTCCCTCAGGTCaaactaaaagaagaaaagatggatcCAGTAGAAGCTGAACCCCACGTACCGTCCTCCATGCTGCTTCCCTCAGTCGCGGACACGGCTGCTGCCCCGAGTCCAAGTCCTCCTGGCGAGcccgcctcccctccctcctccagccaTCCCTTCATGCCTGTAGTTGTCAAGCAGGAGCCTCAGTCTCCCGTCCATGTCTGCCCGGAGCCGGACCCTGTGGACAATGTGACCCGCTGTGCTCACAGCACCACTCCAGAGCTGCATGTCGCTCCTGCCGCAGTCTCTTCACCAGGTAACAGCATACAGTACAGTTCTGCCTATTTTTTCATGCAATTACGGCAGATTGCAGCAGTTATAACCAATATGCCGGTAAAAGGCAATCAAATAGTGTTTTTCATGCCAAGAATGCACATATTCTTCTCTAATTGAAGCAGCAGGGTGCTGATCCATGTGCTTCTGAAACTCTTGCAGATCCTGCCCTTAACTTTAAGCCATCTCCTGAAATCAAACAGCGTTGTGAGAACTTTAACGACCCTGCAGACTGCAAAGAGAGCTTATTAGGGAAGTCCTCGCATGCATCGAACAACTTTCTCGCCCATTCGGACGACTCCAAAACCTCCATAACTCCTCTCCCAGTCAGCAGCATGAGCTCTGAGGTGGGGAGTGTTGTTGACTGTGCAGCCTCACATGCCTTTGAGCCCCCGTCTCTCCTCAACCTGCCCGCCTCTCCCTCCGAACTGAGGAGCGGAAAGCGTGTAAGGaagctgaagaagaggaaggcgCTGAAGAAGGCCCAAGGGCCGGAGCAGCTGGAGAGCAGCGACACGGAGATCGATGGCGACGCCTCGAGGCCGAGGTGGCTTCGACCGCGCAGGAGACCAAGTGGGAGCTCTGTGGTCAGCACCTCCACCCCGCCTTCGGAAGACAGAGAGGGCGACATGAACATGGAGTTGGGCGAGGAGACCTCCATGCGGCTGTGTCCGAGCATCAAGCTTGAGAAAGAAGACCACAAGTCCCCCAAATACGCGGTGGAGCGTCCCCAGGTGGCCCCCACCGAACTTGGGGTAAACTTGGATTCAGAAGAAAGCATGGAGGTCACCGCAGCCTGTCAGCAGCCCCGCATGGACGTCCTGGTTCCTGCTTCCCCTCCGGTTCAGGTCCCAGACTCCTCCAGACCGGAGCCGCAAAGCCTGGCCTGCAACAAGGTCACCTCCACCAGTGACATGGATGTGTGTCGATCCTCCGAGAGGTGAGACTCATTCTTGACCTCTAGAAACACGACCTCAACTCGAGGTCCTTTTACAGGCTTCTCCTGGAGCGTGTCACACTTGACTAACTCGTTATCTTGGAAAGCCACTTAGTAAATCTGCTGATGAGGACTGTGTGATGTGCTCAAAAAGCTCCAGAACAAGGGAATAAGTGGACTTCTATTTGACATTATTATTGAAAAGAGTAATAAAgtggcattaaaaaaacacaacaataaaaagatgATCAGATCATGTCGGATCAAGATGACTAAATCTAGACATATAACTGAATTTTAGAGGTCATGATAGACCCGTGATGACCTTTTGTACGAGGTCTAATCCCACATCATTTAGGATTAAACCCAAACTAAAACCACTCATCAttcccctcttccctccacACAGTGACCTGCCGTTCGCCGACACGTTGCCCAAGATAACGAAGATCTCATCGGGTAAGTTCATCTCTGCAGAGTTCACCGTGTTATGGGATTCGGTTTATACTCAAGAGCAAGATAAAGTTCGTACGACCTGCGGGAGTGAAAACCCAGTTgtaacagagagggagggaggtacggtGTTGTTTAAATATGTGGATAACAGCGCACATTGTCAGAGTCAACAGTCTCACCTGGACGCCGTTCGCCGTGTTGCTCTTGTTTGTTCACATTAAGAGCTTGAAAGAGAAGTTAAAATCCGTCTTTCTCACCTGCACACAGCTGACGAATCACGCGGTGAATTTCTGATTTAATATCTTTTTGCGATGAAGGACACTTCGCTCCACTAGTAGTATTGATGTTTGAACACAAAACCACACATAAAAACCGTACCGCCCTCTGAGCAGCCAGAATTAGAAATGCCATCCTCCTTGAGCAGGTTAAAAAAAGACTCTCTGAGGGCCCAAATTACTTTTTATGGGCAAGATATTCATAGAGGTGTTAGTTGACTTTCAGTGACGCTGTATGAGCATCATGAGTGCAGTGGTGAATAGACTCAACCTTCTGATAATGTGTATATTTATCCCGACACATACCGATGGTCTACCCCTCATTCAAATGTTTATCCAGAGAAAAACATGCAAACCTACACTTATAAATTGGTGATCACTTGGAAATTTAATAGAGAATATTTGTTAAATCCGGTGCTTTGACGTGCAAATTGATCTTACTCTTTATCtttgtgcttatgtgtgtgtgtgtgtgtgtgtgtgtgtgtgtgtgtgtgtgtgtgtgtgtgtgtgtgtgtctgtgtgtgcttcacAGATGCCTCCTCTGACCACGGGGAGGATGATTTGCCCACTGAGGGTGTGTTCGAAGGTCACCAGGAGGCGGTGAACGCCATGCAGATCTACAACGGGCTGTTGTACACGTGCTCAGGAGACCGCACCGTCAAAGCCTTCGACCTGGTGGTGGGTGtcgtcaggggtcaggggtcaatgTGTTTACCCGTGAGTGTAACAACCCaactaacttgttttttttcttctttttttctttgccgtTGCAGAGTCATAAATGTGTCGGCGTGTTTGAGGGTCACAGCTCCAAAGTGAGCTGCCTGTTGGTGTCCGTGGCTCCCAGTCTGCATCACCGCCTTTATTCTGGTTCCAGTGACCAGACCATCTGCTGCTACAATCTCAaggtaaaaacacattaataagtGATTATCCATGCAGCACTCATTGAATCCGTTTCAGAGGATTTTTTGTGTAATGCGTTGATTAATAACTGCAGagaattttctttattcttacACACGTTTGTCTTTATTATGTCGGTTGTTTGTTGATTTgggctttttaaatatattatcaGACTATATATTGTGTCGCCATCATAGGAAAATGGAAGAAGCGTGCCCCTTCTTCCctctacttttatttaaaacaattataattggGAACATATTCTGTACGATAGTCATCTTTTTAAAGTGAATCCTTTTCTGTTTCCCGTCCACAGACACGAGAACTCGAGCAGCAGTTCTCCCTCTCGGACCGAGTCCTCTGCCTTTACAGTCGATGGAAGGTTTTATACGCTGGTCTGGCAAACGGCACGGtggtgacctttaacctcaaGGTGAGGGGACGCACACAGCGTAAATGTAACGGCTTCTTCACTTTGTCTGATGTGAGCggaaaactgaatatattttggaTTTTTTGAGTCTTTTTTGAGGTGTTTAGTTTtgcaaaggagaaaaaaaaacaatatattaatacTTCATGCCAGTATTTAGATCTGTTGGCTGTCTTTCGATTGAGAAAAGGTGGAAACGCGCGGCGGTCTCGATGAAGAGGTCTGTTAATTACTATTTTGCAATCGATTTGTTTAGACCAACAAGCAGATGGACGTGTTCGAGTGCCACGGGCCGCGCGCCGTGAGCTGCCTGGCCTCGTCTCAGGAGGGGGCGCGCAAGATCCTGCTGGTCGGCTCCTTCGACAGCACCATCAGCGTGAGAGACGCCAAGAGCGGCCTGCTGCTGCGCACGCTGCAGGGTCACACCAAGGCCGTGCTCTGCATGAAGGTAACCCGA
The genomic region above belongs to Cyclopterus lumpus isolate fCycLum1 chromosome 22, fCycLum1.pri, whole genome shotgun sequence and contains:
- the znf106a gene encoding zinc finger protein 106 isoform X3, which produces MAKNRECILCETVHPSKQEVDEHMRSMLHHRELEKLKGRDCGHECRVCKVTVVSLTDYASHISSPTHKKNVEAADQKHTGHGHGHDHDEDYFDQTLVDLIEKRKELIRKEKETAAAKLAKEEEDRRRKEEFQQRLKESKERYRQECAWKQQSQGFNGSSQNKTWYGGNKYSAYAGDAQPWQHGAQGKSATWHAQEPPNFQRWASGQFAGGNLHCNKQWDQGSFFGNQRSRLPWLSNGGSSNGVYGRNNISQNPQRNRPPSLLEPFPMYPPPPNFFHQYKNTFNEQGGQQGGQQVDGFQNGQGQTAEPDHNPSKISKTFGSNPKLDKACRWSPYPVTKGLESAPHKDTNPNASEQFTKVPKPQTQDKARATSAFNRQSRPEQKSGQLTPSGQSVEEKGKQKKNPKTKSRDSSNSSGRSSSSAQGEGHQNATPGPSNQKANKPLPPKDGKMSSLPVLNSAAQLGKASSQAHAQSKSTAKQSGFSSPAPLVGPLQSRQERQLPETLKKAKQIVLEKRGSLESSRNNRMEMTLHIAEEQQKDREQSQAGVNKENRQNAAKPNLPDSIKPEKPASPPSDSSQFLQSLQVSTSTMESSEPAASSRDDEEENRRRAEKETSPVAPDEALQAGQSSESDSSRSSEAQTVSGSNTSSLSTLDLPPVLKRDLTKHVGSKSKTGGHEPNLNIARRVRNVSESRRSDTEKDSGLKPTVRQLLSSSGSRRNVNWDHVYQEVRKKQDKGKGMPRFGIEMVPIDQEEDTIPLLEGFQWETLMDMPTSRKRSLSESSVAQASTHSLFTTLMSNETEKRDALGSGEQGSSVSPNPVIAQGDKDSQCQQKVEQMLDQFEVKSKKQPYKQPDKLTSATVKALQRSDSVLGDSSSGTELCDGQGTGKRRRAARDVPSAETSSLEHNNKRRKVKSKKERLQIDQLLAVSLREEELSRSLQNVDTSLIQARTALEAAFMEVQRLMVVKQQVTGEMSTLRNKRIDLLKGIQGHLEEVPQVKLKEEKMDPVEAEPHVPSSMLLPSVADTAAAPSPSPPGEPASPPSSSHPFMPVVVKQEPQSPVHVCPEPDPVDNVTRCAHSTTPELHVAPAAVSSPDPALNFKPSPEIKQRCENFNDPADCKESLLGKSSHASNNFLAHSDDSKTSITPLPVSSMSSEVGSVVDCAASHAFEPPSLLNLPASPSELRSGKRVRKLKKRKALKKAQGPEQLESSDTEIDGDASRPRWLRPRRRPSGSSVVSTSTPPSEDREGDMNMELGEETSMRLCPSIKLEKEDHKSPKYAVERPQVAPTELGVNLDSEESMEVTAACQQPRMDVLVPASPPVQVPDSSRPEPQSLACNKVTSTSDMDVCRSSESDLPFADTLPKITKISSDASSDHGEDDLPTEGVFEGHQEAVNAMQIYNGLLYTCSGDRTVKAFDLVSHKCVGVFEGHSSKVSCLLVSVAPSLHHRLYSGSSDQTICCYNLKTRELEQQFSLSDRVLCLYSRWKVLYAGLANGTVVTFNLKTNKQMDVFECHGPRAVSCLASSQEGARKILLVGSFDSTISVRDAKSGLLLRTLQGHTKAVLCMKVVNDLVFSGSSDQCVYAHNIHTGELVRVYKGHCHGVTVVSILGKVMVTACLDKLVRVYDLQSHNQLQLYGGHKDMVMCMAIHKNMIYTGCYDGSVQAVKLNLMQNYRCWWHGCPLVFGVTEHLQQHLINDHISTNSQMLKCRWKNCDQFFCARSNSKQGMQAHVQKHAEEEAQLEP
- the znf106a gene encoding zinc finger protein 106 isoform X2 — its product is MMAKNRECILCETVHPSKQEVDEHMRSMLHHRELEKLKGRDCGHECRVCKVTVVSLTDYASHISSPTHKKNVEAADQKHTGHGHGHDHDEDYFDQTLVDLIEKRKELIRKEKETAAAKLAKEEEDRRRKEEFQQRLKESKERYRQECAWKQQSQGFNGSSQNKTWYGGNKYSAYAGDAQPWQHGAQGKSATWHAQEPPNFQRWASGQFAGGNLHCNKQWDQGSFFGNQRSRLPWLSNGGSSNGVYGRNNISQNPQRNRPPSLLEPFPMYPPPPNFFHQYKNTFNEQGGQQGGQQVDGFQNGQGQTAEPDHNPSKISKTFGSNPKLDKACRWSPYPVTKGLESAPHKDTNPNASEQFTKVPKPQTQDKARATSAFNRQSRPEQKSGQLTPSGQSVEEKGKQKKNPKTKSRDSSNSSGRSSSSAQGEGHQNATPGPSNQKANKPLPPKDGKMSSLPVLNSAAQLGKASSQAHAQSKSTAKQSGFSSPAPLVGPLQSRQERQLPETLKKAKQIVLEKRGSLESSRNNRMEMTLHIAEEQQKDREQSQAGVNKENRQNAAKPNLPDSIKPEKPASPPSDSSQFLQSLQVSTSTMESSEPAASSRDDEEENRRRAEKETSPVAPDEALQAGQSSESDSSRSSEAQTVSGSNTSSLSTLDLPPVLKRDLTKHVGSKSKTGGHEPNLNIARRVRNVSESRRSDTEKDSGLKPTVRQLLSSSGSRRNVNWDHVYQEVRKKQDKGKGMPRFGIEMVPIDQEEDTIPLLEGFQWETLMDMPTSRKRSLSESSVAQASTHSLFTTLMSNETEKRDALGSGEQGSSVSPNPVIAQGDKDSQCQQKVEQMLDQFEVKSKKQPYKQPDKLTSATVKALQRSDSVLGDSSSGTELCDGQGTGKRRRAARDVPSAETSSLEHNNKRRKVKSKKERLQIDQLLAVSLREEELSRSLQNVDTSLIQARTALEAAFMEVQRLMVVKQQVTGEMSTLRNKRIDLLKGIQGHLEEVPQVKLKEEKMDPVEAEPHVPSSMLLPSVADTAAAPSPSPPGEPASPPSSSHPFMPVVVKQEPQSPVHVCPEPDPVDNVTRCAHSTTPELHVAPAAVSSPDPALNFKPSPEIKQRCENFNDPADCKESLLGKSSHASNNFLAHSDDSKTSITPLPVSSMSSEVGSVVDCAASHAFEPPSLLNLPASPSELRSGKRVRKLKKRKALKKAQGPEQLESSDTEIDGDASRPRWLRPRRRPSGSSVVSTSTPPSEDREGDMNMELGEETSMRLCPSIKLEKEDHKSPKYAVERPQVAPTELGVNLDSEESMEVTAACQQPRMDVLVPASPPVQVPDSSRPEPQSLACNKVTSTSDMDVCRSSESDLPFADTLPKITKISSDASSDHGEDDLPTEGVFEGHQEAVNAMQIYNGLLYTCSGDRTVKAFDLVSHKCVGVFEGHSSKVSCLLVSVAPSLHHRLYSGSSDQTICCYNLKTRELEQQFSLSDRVLCLYSRWKVLYAGLANGTVVTFNLKTNKQMDVFECHGPRAVSCLASSQEGARKILLVGSFDSTISVRDAKSGLLLRTLQGHTKAVLCMKVVNDLVFSGSSDQCVYAHNIHTGELVRVYKGHCHGVTVVSILGKVMVTACLDKLVRVYDLQSHNQLQLYGGHKDMVMCMAIHKNMIYTGCYDGSVQAVKLNLMQNYRCWWHGCPLVFGVTEHLQQHLINDHISTNSQMLKCRWKNCDQFFCARSNSKQGMQAHVQKHAEEEAQLEP
- the znf106a gene encoding zinc finger protein 106 isoform X1, which encodes MISSKDNFTVSASSHASCLPKESSMMAKNRECILCETVHPSKQEVDEHMRSMLHHRELEKLKGRDCGHECRVCKVTVVSLTDYASHISSPTHKKNVEAADQKHTGHGHGHDHDEDYFDQTLVDLIEKRKELIRKEKETAAAKLAKEEEDRRRKEEFQQRLKESKERYRQECAWKQQSQGFNGSSQNKTWYGGNKYSAYAGDAQPWQHGAQGKSATWHAQEPPNFQRWASGQFAGGNLHCNKQWDQGSFFGNQRSRLPWLSNGGSSNGVYGRNNISQNPQRNRPPSLLEPFPMYPPPPNFFHQYKNTFNEQGGQQGGQQVDGFQNGQGQTAEPDHNPSKISKTFGSNPKLDKACRWSPYPVTKGLESAPHKDTNPNASEQFTKVPKPQTQDKARATSAFNRQSRPEQKSGQLTPSGQSVEEKGKQKKNPKTKSRDSSNSSGRSSSSAQGEGHQNATPGPSNQKANKPLPPKDGKMSSLPVLNSAAQLGKASSQAHAQSKSTAKQSGFSSPAPLVGPLQSRQERQLPETLKKAKQIVLEKRGSLESSRNNRMEMTLHIAEEQQKDREQSQAGVNKENRQNAAKPNLPDSIKPEKPASPPSDSSQFLQSLQVSTSTMESSEPAASSRDDEEENRRRAEKETSPVAPDEALQAGQSSESDSSRSSEAQTVSGSNTSSLSTLDLPPVLKRDLTKHVGSKSKTGGHEPNLNIARRVRNVSESRRSDTEKDSGLKPTVRQLLSSSGSRRNVNWDHVYQEVRKKQDKGKGMPRFGIEMVPIDQEEDTIPLLEGFQWETLMDMPTSRKRSLSESSVAQASTHSLFTTLMSNETEKRDALGSGEQGSSVSPNPVIAQGDKDSQCQQKVEQMLDQFEVKSKKQPYKQPDKLTSATVKALQRSDSVLGDSSSGTELCDGQGTGKRRRAARDVPSAETSSLEHNNKRRKVKSKKERLQIDQLLAVSLREEELSRSLQNVDTSLIQARTALEAAFMEVQRLMVVKQQVTGEMSTLRNKRIDLLKGIQGHLEEVPQVKLKEEKMDPVEAEPHVPSSMLLPSVADTAAAPSPSPPGEPASPPSSSHPFMPVVVKQEPQSPVHVCPEPDPVDNVTRCAHSTTPELHVAPAAVSSPDPALNFKPSPEIKQRCENFNDPADCKESLLGKSSHASNNFLAHSDDSKTSITPLPVSSMSSEVGSVVDCAASHAFEPPSLLNLPASPSELRSGKRVRKLKKRKALKKAQGPEQLESSDTEIDGDASRPRWLRPRRRPSGSSVVSTSTPPSEDREGDMNMELGEETSMRLCPSIKLEKEDHKSPKYAVERPQVAPTELGVNLDSEESMEVTAACQQPRMDVLVPASPPVQVPDSSRPEPQSLACNKVTSTSDMDVCRSSESDLPFADTLPKITKISSDASSDHGEDDLPTEGVFEGHQEAVNAMQIYNGLLYTCSGDRTVKAFDLVSHKCVGVFEGHSSKVSCLLVSVAPSLHHRLYSGSSDQTICCYNLKTRELEQQFSLSDRVLCLYSRWKVLYAGLANGTVVTFNLKTNKQMDVFECHGPRAVSCLASSQEGARKILLVGSFDSTISVRDAKSGLLLRTLQGHTKAVLCMKVVNDLVFSGSSDQCVYAHNIHTGELVRVYKGHCHGVTVVSILGKVMVTACLDKLVRVYDLQSHNQLQLYGGHKDMVMCMAIHKNMIYTGCYDGSVQAVKLNLMQNYRCWWHGCPLVFGVTEHLQQHLINDHISTNSQMLKCRWKNCDQFFCARSNSKQGMQAHVQKHAEEEAQLEP